The Salvia miltiorrhiza cultivar Shanhuang (shh) chromosome 1, IMPLAD_Smil_shh, whole genome shotgun sequence genome has a window encoding:
- the LOC131005780 gene encoding probable protein phosphatase 2C 33 has translation MGSCFSCESRSPLPSPPMVAKKRKVLTRTSFEYGREDRLHRNHNRMFLNGSSEIASLFTQQGKKGINQDAMIVWENFGSRTDTIFCGVFDGHGPYGHMVAKRVRDSLPLKLSAHWEVDMKDDEILRKTGNHSEIFHILKESFLKAFKVMDKELRMNTNFDCLCSGTTAVTLVKQGQDLIIGNVGDSRAVLGMRDANNAFVPVQLTVDLKPDLPAEEERIRKCRGRIFALRDEPEVARVWLPHNDTPGLAMARAFGDFCLKEFGLISVPEISYRRITDEDEFVVLATDGVWDVLSNEEVVTIVGTCPTRSYAARAVVDSAVKAWRSIYPTSKVDDCAVVCLFLNSDESTACSTNSTTPEEDEDDHPDPNELNRSGTVRTGTGAIEEG, from the exons ATGGGGTCCTGCTTTTCCTGCGAAAGTAGGAGCCCCCTTCCCAGTCCTCCGATGGTGGCTAAGAAGAGGAAGGTTTTGACGAGGACATCCTTTGAGTACGGTAGGGAGGATAGGTTGCACAGGAATCATAACCGGATGTTCTTGAATGGGTCGAGTGAGATTGCCTCACTCTTTACACAGCAAGGCAAGAAAGGGATCAATCAAGATGCAATGATTGTTTGGGAG AACTTTGGTTCGAGAACGGACACGATCTTTTGTGGGGTCTTTGATGGCCATGGCCCTTATGGTCATATGGTTGCTAAGCGTGTCCGAGATTCTCTTCCTCTGAAGTTGAGTGCACACTGGGAAGTCGACATGAAAGACGACGAGATTCTTAGGAAAACTGGAAACCATTCTGAGATCTTTCACATATTGAAAGAATCTTTTCTCAAGGCATTTAAGGTCATGGACAAAGAGTTGAGAATGAACACGAATTTCGATTGCCTCTGTAGTGGAACTACAGCAGTGACACTGGTGAAACAG GGTCAAGATCTTATAATCGGAAATGTTGGGGACTCGAGAGCTGTATTAGGGATGAGAGACGCGAATAACGCATTCGTTCCAGTACAGTTGACTGTGGATCTCAAGCCTGACCTTCCAG CGGAAGAAGAGAGGATCCGAAAATGCAGAGGTCGTATTTTTGCCCTCCGGGACGAACCTGAGGTGGCAAGAGTGTGGCTGCCGCACAACGACACTCCCGGCCTTGCCATGGCGCGTGCATTTGGTGATTTCTGTCTCAAGGAGTTCGGCCTTATATCCGTGCCTGAAATCTCCTACAGACGCATCACTGATGAAGATGAGTTTGTAGTCTTAGCAACAGATGGG GTTTGGGACGTGCTCTCGAACGAGGAGGTGGTAACTATCGTGGGCACTTGCCCCACACGCTCGTATGCAGCTCGAGCAGTAGTGGATTCAGCAGTTAAAGCATGGAGGTCCATATATCCAACTTCAAAAGTTGATGACTGTGCAGTGGTCTGCCTCTTTCTCAACTCAGACGAGTCTACCGCCTGCAGCACCAATTCCACCACGCCTGAAGAGGACGAAGACGACCACCCCGATCCAAATGAACTCAACCGTAGTGGCACGGTTAGAACAGGCACCGGGGCAATTGAGGAAGGATAG
- the LOC131005777 gene encoding aspartic proteinase 36-like translates to MDYGGRHFWGVFFILLLNEVVKGNVVFEVHHKFGGRHKGEAPIGMLKAHDSKRHGRVLAGLDFQLGGDGSPTSAALYYTKLTIGTPPVDYHVQVDTGSDVLWVNCLNCEKCPRKTDLHIRLMQYDMKASTTGQVVTCDQEFCGTVFSSPNPNCKVGANCDFSITYGDGSKTEGYFVRDNFRLNQVTGNGQTSAMNGSVAFGCSAKQSGDLGSSSQAVDGIVGFGQANTSILSQLSLTGKVKKIFSHCLEGKEGGGIFAIGEVVQPKVATSPLLPNQPHYNVILKGVQVGDKFLDLPAGSSGVDPPKRAIIDSGTTLAYLPAGVYEQLMNKMMELQPDMQIHMVEEEFKCFWYTANIDEGFPVITFQFENSLSLPVYPHNYLFEVRDTEYCIGWQVSGMQSKDGQELTLLGDIALSDKLVVYDLENQTIGWAQYNCSSSIKVRDEETGNAYDVMAHDISFDSTKLRANVISTLVFVAIVLGLIV, encoded by the exons ATGGATTATGGGGGGAGGCATTTTTGGGGggtgttttttattttgttgttgaATGAGGTGGTGAAGGGGAATGTGGTGTTTGAAGTTCACCACAAGTTTGGTGGGCGTCATAAGGGAGAGGCGCCAATTGGGATGCTGAAGGCCCATGATTCCAAGCGCCATGGCAGGGTTCTTGCAGGTCTTGATTTTCAGTTGGGTGGTGATGGATCCCCCACAAGCGCGGC GCTCTATTACACCAAACTTACTATCGGTACTCCTCCGGTTGACTATCATGTCCAGGTTGATACAGGAAGTGATGTTCTATGGGTGAATTGCCTCAACTGTGAAAAGTGTCCCAGAAAAACCGATCTTCAT ATACGCTTGATGCAATACGATATGAAGGCATCCACCACTGGACAGGTCGTCACTTGCGATCAAGAGTTTTGCGGTACAGTATTTAGTAGTCCAAATCCAAATTGCAAGGTTGGAGCGAACTGCGACTTTTCTATTACTTATGGCGATGGGAGCAAAACTGAGGGTTACTTTGTCAGAGATAACTTCAGACTTAACCAAGTAACTGGCAATGGTCAAACCTCAGCAATGAATGGCTCCGTTGCATTTGG GTGCTCAGCTAAACAATCTGGAGACTTAGGGTCATCTTCTCAGGCTGTTGATGGGATTGTAGGTTTTGGACAAGCAAATACATCCATTCTTTCACAGCTTTCTTTGACTGGAAAGGTGAAAAAGATCTTTTCACATTGCTTGGAGGGTAAGGAGGGAGGTGGCATATTTGCTATCGGAGAGGTCGTGCAGCCAAAAGTTGCTACATCGCCACTACTTCCAAATCA GCCTCATTATAATGTTATTCTGAAAGGAGTTCAGGTGGGTGATAAATTTTTAGACCTCCCAGCAGGTTCATCTGGCGTAGATCCTCCTAAGAGGGCCATAATTGATAGTGGTACGACCCTGGCCTATCTTCCAGCCGGCGTGTATGAGCAGCTTATGAATAAG ATGATGGAGTTGCAACCAGACATGCAAATTCATATGGTTGAGGAGGAGTTTAAATGTTTCTGGTATACTGCCAA TATCGATGAAGGATTCCCAGTTATAACTTTTCAATTTGAAAACTCACTTTCACTGCCAGTTTATCCCCACAACTACCTGTTCGAAGTTCGT GATACGGAATACTGCATCGGATGGCAGGTCAGTGGAATGCAGTCAAAGGATGGGCAGGAATTGACTCTTTTAGGAG ATATTGCCTTATCCGACAAGCTTGTTGTGTACGATCTTGAAAATCAGACCATCGGATGGGCACAATATAACT GTTCATCGAGCATCAAAGTGAGAGACGAAGAGACCGGGAATGCCTACGATGTCATGGCCCACGACATATCTTTCGATTCCACCAAGTTGAGAGCTAATGTTATATCTACCCTTGTGTTCGTAGCCATTGTTCTCGGCTTGATCGTATGA